One region of Permianibacter fluminis genomic DNA includes:
- a CDS encoding WD40/YVTN/BNR-like repeat-containing protein → MIRTLSLIAVGVLALASHANEAELAPRATKSLMLNLTELADGRYVAVGERGHILHSDDQGQTWQQAPAPTRATLTAVARSNGHVFAGGHDGVLLVSNDRGDSWNVLRSEPSSDQDNPILDIHFSTESIGYAVGAYGLFLHTNDGGQTWQQEEVAAFDLPDFGFPHLYRLITLRDNSLLVVGEAGFVARSTDQGANWTRLNVPYEGTFFTARQTASGALIVAGMRGNLFRSADNGASWSHINTGVHSGLNDIAVGTGEVIVVGMDGMMLISRDDGLSFARQQRSNRKAIAAVELVGTEQLLIAAEDGVSVQSLAAEQAK, encoded by the coding sequence GTGATCCGAACTCTTTCCCTCATCGCCGTTGGCGTGCTGGCGCTTGCCAGTCATGCCAATGAGGCGGAGCTGGCGCCGCGTGCGACCAAGAGCTTGATGCTCAACCTGACCGAACTGGCCGACGGCCGTTATGTGGCGGTTGGTGAGCGCGGCCATATTCTGCATTCGGATGATCAGGGCCAAACCTGGCAACAGGCACCGGCTCCGACCCGTGCCACGCTGACTGCGGTCGCTCGCAGCAATGGCCATGTATTTGCCGGCGGCCACGATGGCGTGCTGCTGGTCAGCAACGATCGCGGTGACAGCTGGAATGTGCTGCGGTCAGAGCCCAGCAGCGATCAGGACAATCCGATTCTGGACATTCATTTCAGCACCGAATCGATTGGCTATGCAGTCGGCGCTTATGGCTTGTTTTTGCATACCAACGATGGCGGCCAGACCTGGCAGCAGGAAGAGGTGGCGGCCTTCGATTTGCCCGATTTTGGCTTTCCGCATCTGTATCGGCTGATCACCCTGCGTGACAACAGCTTGCTGGTGGTGGGTGAGGCCGGCTTCGTCGCCCGCTCCACCGATCAGGGAGCGAACTGGACCCGTTTGAATGTGCCGTATGAAGGTACGTTTTTCACCGCCCGGCAAACCGCGTCAGGTGCGCTGATTGTTGCCGGCATGCGCGGCAATCTGTTCCGCTCGGCCGATAACGGCGCCAGCTGGAGCCATATCAATACCGGAGTCCATTCCGGACTGAACGATATCGCCGTGGGCACCGGTGAAGTCATTGTTGTTGGCATGGACGGCATGATGCTGATCAGCCGTGACGATGGCCTGAGCTTTGCCCGCCAGCAGCGCAGCAACCGCAAAGCCATTGCGGCCGTCGAGCTGGTGGGTACCGAACAATTGTTGATCGCCGCCGAAGATGGCGTATCCGTGCAGTCGCTGGCTGCCGAGCAAGCGAAGTAA
- a CDS encoding efflux RND transporter permease subunit has translation MQTGSTNQQAGSLSGVVKSLFDARKIVLAVFGLITLYMLWSAAHLKIDAGFKKNVPQEHEYMQTYFQYQQSFGGANRVLIALEAVGDDTGKAGDIFTPTFFERLEAVTKAVQSVKGVDPSQVSSLFTPNTRFTEITEEGFEGGPVVPADFKPVPEDLERVRENVLKAGIIGRLVANDFSAAMISAQLLENDPQTGEKLNYIEFAKALEADIRGKFQDDKVKVHIIGFAKVMGDVSDGAKGVLAFFAVAILITAVLLFIFTRSGKLTAWSIVCSLIAVIWQLGLLTTFGFGIDPMSILVPFLVFAIGVSHAVQVVNVFATEFVGGKTPLDCAKLACERLWVPGTAGLLAEMLGFLTLLLIKIDIIRELAITAAIGVGVVIFTNLVLLPLLLSWTRPGSGFAAAFARQQAIQGKFWDSIAGFARPGRAALTIVVALVLFGVGFWGSQKLYVGDSQAGAPQLRPDSRYNKDTAFITSKFSIGVDLISVIVEVKQPPEGSEEAANGIQEACSNFDRLNAIDEFAWHMSNVEGVQSVVSLADIAKIVNSATSEGNLNWRVLSRNQDVLAQATQRIPSSTGLLNSDCNVVPVMIFTQDHKADTISRVIDEVKRYTKANSRDDLTFRLATGAVGVMAATNEAVAAAKWPMLLGVYAAVTLLCLIAFRSVRGTICVILPLVLVSFLAEALMAGLGIGLTVATLPVVALGVGVGVDYGIYIFSRMRGLLRAGQSVESAYRETLHVTGSAVFFTGLTLAIGVATWMVSALQFQADMGKLLTFMFIVNMIGAVLLLPALAAYLFPRKKK, from the coding sequence ATGCAGACAGGTTCCACCAATCAACAAGCGGGTTCGCTGAGCGGCGTGGTCAAGTCGCTGTTTGATGCCCGCAAGATCGTACTGGCCGTATTCGGCCTGATTACGCTGTACATGCTGTGGTCGGCGGCGCATCTGAAAATCGATGCCGGATTCAAGAAAAACGTGCCGCAAGAGCACGAATACATGCAGACCTATTTCCAGTACCAACAATCGTTTGGCGGCGCCAACCGGGTGTTGATCGCGCTGGAAGCGGTCGGCGATGACACTGGCAAGGCCGGTGATATTTTCACCCCGACCTTTTTCGAACGGCTGGAAGCGGTCACCAAAGCCGTACAGTCGGTAAAGGGCGTCGACCCGTCGCAGGTTTCCTCGCTGTTCACCCCGAATACTCGGTTCACCGAGATCACGGAAGAAGGCTTTGAAGGCGGACCGGTAGTGCCGGCCGATTTCAAACCGGTACCGGAAGATTTGGAGCGGGTACGTGAAAACGTACTCAAGGCCGGCATCATCGGCCGGCTGGTTGCCAATGATTTCTCGGCGGCGATGATCAGCGCCCAGCTGCTGGAAAATGATCCGCAAACCGGCGAGAAGCTCAATTACATCGAGTTTGCCAAGGCGCTGGAAGCCGATATTCGCGGCAAATTCCAGGATGACAAGGTCAAGGTCCATATCATTGGCTTTGCCAAGGTCATGGGTGATGTCAGCGACGGCGCCAAAGGTGTGCTGGCGTTTTTCGCCGTTGCCATCCTGATCACGGCGGTGCTGCTGTTCATTTTCACTCGCTCCGGCAAGCTGACGGCGTGGTCGATTGTTTGTTCCTTGATCGCGGTGATCTGGCAGCTGGGCTTGCTGACCACGTTCGGTTTCGGCATCGACCCGATGTCAATCCTGGTGCCCTTCCTGGTGTTCGCGATCGGGGTGTCGCACGCCGTGCAGGTGGTCAACGTGTTTGCCACCGAATTTGTCGGCGGTAAAACTCCGCTCGATTGCGCCAAGCTTGCCTGCGAGCGGCTCTGGGTTCCGGGTACTGCCGGTTTGCTGGCCGAGATGCTCGGCTTCCTGACCTTGCTGCTGATCAAAATTGACATCATTCGCGAGTTGGCCATTACGGCGGCGATTGGTGTCGGCGTGGTCATCTTCACCAATCTGGTGTTGCTGCCGCTGCTGCTCAGCTGGACCCGTCCGGGCAGCGGTTTCGCTGCGGCATTTGCCCGCCAGCAGGCCATTCAGGGCAAGTTCTGGGATTCGATTGCCGGCTTCGCCCGCCCCGGTCGCGCCGCACTGACCATTGTGGTGGCGTTGGTGCTGTTCGGTGTCGGCTTCTGGGGCTCGCAAAAACTGTATGTCGGTGACTCGCAAGCTGGAGCGCCACAGCTGCGGCCGGATTCGCGCTACAACAAAGACACTGCGTTCATCACCAGCAAATTCTCGATCGGTGTCGATCTGATTTCGGTCATTGTTGAGGTCAAGCAGCCGCCGGAAGGCAGTGAAGAGGCCGCCAACGGTATCCAGGAAGCCTGTTCGAATTTTGACCGGCTCAATGCCATCGACGAGTTCGCCTGGCACATGAGCAACGTCGAAGGTGTGCAATCGGTGGTCAGCTTGGCCGATATCGCCAAGATCGTGAACTCGGCAACTTCCGAGGGCAACTTGAACTGGCGGGTGCTGTCGCGCAACCAGGACGTGTTGGCGCAGGCGACCCAGCGCATCCCGTCCTCGACCGGTCTGCTGAACAGTGACTGCAACGTCGTGCCGGTGATGATCTTCACCCAGGATCACAAAGCCGACACCATCAGCCGGGTCATCGACGAGGTCAAACGCTATACCAAGGCCAACAGCCGCGACGATTTGACCTTCCGGCTGGCAACCGGCGCCGTCGGCGTCATGGCCGCGACCAACGAAGCGGTGGCCGCCGCCAAGTGGCCGATGCTGCTCGGTGTTTATGCCGCCGTGACTCTGTTGTGCCTGATTGCTTTCCGCAGCGTTCGCGGCACCATCTGCGTCATTCTGCCACTGGTGCTGGTGTCGTTCCTGGCCGAAGCATTGATGGCCGGGCTGGGTATCGGTCTGACCGTGGCGACGTTGCCGGTGGTGGCGCTCGGCGTCGGCGTCGGGGTCGACTACGGCATCTACATCTTCTCGCGCATGCGCGGCCTGCTGCGCGCCGGCCAGAGCGTCGAGTCGGCCTACCGGGAAACCCTGCACGTCACGGGCAGCGCGGTGTTCTTCACCGGCCTGACCCTGGCCATTGGCGTGGCCACTTGGATGGTCTCGGCGCTACAATTCCAGGCCGACATGGGCAAGCTGCTGACCTTCATGTTCATCGTCAACATGATTGGCGCAGTGCTGTTGTTGCCGGCACTGGCTGCGTATCTGTTCCCGCGCAAGAAAAAGTAA
- a CDS encoding NAD-glutamate dehydrogenase, whose product MPQATSANSSAQSNVVIDGVIQALKARLPAKQVALAGDFARLFYSSVSEEDLARRSAADLAAIAANLWQYLQDYQSGRAAVRVSNPSQSKEGWQTRNTVIELNVDDMPFLVDSVRMELNRLGLTAHLHVHRPMRIQRGKDGRIEKVEKITTLSGAGCETPMFIEIDHIADAGERKQLEQDLLRVLGDVRLTVSGYQSMREKLDSINDELSKNPPAIAPATVAEARDFLKWLLDDHFIFMGYRAYDVEKIKGDYKLNPVRKSSLGLLSKDDASAQPVVLSTLSPDAQKVALNNEELVVLTKTRTLSSVHRPGQIDYIGIKRYNDKGDVVGEHRFFGLYASTVYNRSPRNIPVMRKKILEVVERSGLVPNSHDFKALRDIIETFPRDELFQMSSEELLAIGMGVLYIKERPIVRLFVRRDPYGRFFSCFVYVPRELHNTKLRLKMQAILAKHLGAKADEIRFSTWFSDSILARVHFVVPVENAGRVKYDVKAMETELRDASVSWDEQVKEAVVAQYGDAEGKKLAAKYQDAFHVGYQDENSAAVALEDIKHLESLSDSNPLAMQLYAAPNAEQGALRFKLYQRLNPAPLSDVLPMLENMGLTVIGETPYEVERKDGSVCWIMDFGLQPQNAAALDLNAVKDVFQQAFAETWAGKTENDGFNRLVLTAGLNWREVSVLRAFAKYFWQIGFTFSQSSIEQTLAAYPQIARKIVEWFNARFEPGKANEKKAHALLDEIKAERAKVATLDQDRIVSRYLDVINATLRTNFFQPGKDGEAKAYISFKLKPAKIPDIPKPVPMFEIWVYSPRVEGVHLRFGKVARGGLRWSDRRDDFRTEVLGLVKAQQVKNTVIVPNGAKGGFFCKQMPKTTDRKIIQAEGIACYQMFIRGLLDITDNIVAGKIIAPHQVVRHDEADPYLVVAADKGTATFSDIANAISLEYNHWLGDAFASGGSNGYDHKGMGITARGAWECVKRHFREIGKDIQNEDFTVTGVGDMSGDVFGNGMLLSKHIRLLAAFDHRHIFLDPNPDASKSFVERQRLFNLPTSSWDDYDKKLISKGGGVFPRSAKSIPLSAEVQAMLGVKQSEMAPPELMHTILKMEVELFWNGGIGTYVKAASQRHNEVGDRANDAIRVDGRELRAKVVGEGGNLGMTQLGRIEYMLNGGRGNTDFIDNAGGVNTSDNEVNIKILLNALVTDGSMTEKQRNKLLADMTDDVGSNVLKDNYRQSQSISVTESRAASMVKEHIRFIHQLEREGRLDRALEYLPSDDEMQERLVKGKGLTRAELAILTSYGKMSLKDQLNVPEVVEDVFYRDMLASYFPPLMRNKYAEPILQHRLKNEIIAMQLANDMVNFGGANFAHRMVDETGVSFAEVASCFTLAREVFAVDKFWEQLEALDNKVPAALQLDAMHESQRLIRRAARWFMRQRRKNAGLAEEIARFKPAVDVLRTQLPKLLEASEAADLAGDSQRYIERGLPKKLAEELAFMSTLFSALDIAEVAEELQQPVALVAETYFKLGFRTDLHWFLSQIVRQPVENHWQAFARSAFREELDWQQRQLTGAVLKLTGKDLDANSRLENWLQDNAEAKRWLQLLTEFRTSSAHEFAKFSVALRELGILVQSCQRQVSAGVKVKAAKATGKPASNTASKAASPSKSAAASKKAPAKAAVTSKAKSGKASTGSKASASKKKGDFRR is encoded by the coding sequence ATGCCGCAAGCAACGTCAGCAAATTCATCCGCTCAATCGAATGTCGTCATCGACGGTGTCATTCAGGCACTCAAGGCGCGCTTGCCCGCCAAACAAGTGGCGCTGGCGGGAGATTTTGCCCGGCTGTTCTACAGCTCGGTATCGGAAGAGGATCTGGCGCGGCGCAGCGCGGCCGATTTGGCGGCGATTGCCGCCAATCTGTGGCAATACTTGCAGGACTATCAGAGCGGCCGCGCAGCCGTTCGGGTCAGTAATCCGAGCCAGAGCAAAGAAGGCTGGCAGACCCGCAACACGGTCATCGAACTCAATGTCGATGACATGCCTTTTCTGGTCGACAGCGTGCGCATGGAGTTGAACCGTCTGGGCTTGACGGCCCATCTGCACGTGCACCGGCCGATGCGGATTCAGCGCGGCAAAGACGGCCGCATCGAGAAAGTCGAAAAGATCACCACGCTGTCCGGCGCCGGCTGTGAAACGCCGATGTTTATCGAGATTGATCACATTGCCGACGCCGGCGAGCGCAAGCAACTGGAGCAGGATCTGCTGCGGGTACTCGGCGATGTCCGCCTGACCGTCAGCGGCTACCAGTCGATGCGGGAAAAACTGGACAGCATCAACGACGAGCTCAGCAAGAATCCGCCCGCCATTGCGCCGGCCACCGTTGCCGAAGCGCGTGACTTCCTGAAATGGCTGCTCGACGATCATTTCATCTTCATGGGCTACCGCGCCTACGACGTGGAAAAAATCAAAGGCGATTACAAACTGAACCCGGTGCGCAAATCGAGCCTTGGCTTGCTCAGCAAGGACGATGCGAGCGCGCAACCGGTAGTGTTGTCGACGCTGTCGCCGGACGCCCAGAAAGTGGCCTTGAACAACGAAGAGCTGGTGGTGCTGACCAAGACCCGCACGCTGTCGAGCGTGCACCGGCCGGGCCAGATCGATTACATCGGCATCAAGCGTTACAACGACAAAGGCGATGTGGTGGGCGAACACCGCTTCTTTGGTCTGTATGCCTCGACGGTGTACAACCGCAGTCCGCGCAATATTCCGGTCATGCGCAAGAAAATTCTCGAAGTTGTCGAGCGTTCCGGCCTGGTGCCGAACAGCCACGATTTCAAGGCGCTGCGTGACATCATTGAAACCTTCCCGCGCGATGAACTGTTCCAGATGTCGTCAGAAGAATTGCTGGCGATCGGCATGGGCGTGCTCTACATCAAAGAACGGCCAATTGTCCGCTTGTTCGTTCGTCGCGATCCGTATGGCCGCTTCTTCTCCTGCTTTGTCTATGTGCCGCGTGAACTGCACAACACCAAGTTGCGGTTGAAAATGCAGGCCATTCTGGCCAAGCATCTTGGCGCCAAAGCCGACGAAATTCGGTTCAGCACCTGGTTCTCCGATTCGATTCTGGCGCGCGTACATTTTGTCGTACCGGTCGAGAACGCGGGTCGGGTCAAATACGATGTCAAAGCCATGGAAACCGAACTGCGTGATGCATCGGTATCCTGGGATGAGCAAGTCAAAGAAGCCGTCGTCGCCCAGTACGGTGATGCTGAAGGCAAGAAGCTCGCAGCCAAATATCAGGATGCTTTCCATGTCGGCTACCAGGATGAGAACAGTGCCGCGGTCGCCCTTGAAGACATCAAGCATCTCGAATCGCTGTCCGACAGCAATCCGCTGGCGATGCAGCTGTATGCAGCGCCGAATGCCGAGCAGGGCGCGCTGCGCTTCAAGCTCTATCAACGGCTGAATCCGGCGCCGTTGTCGGATGTCCTGCCGATGCTGGAAAACATGGGCCTGACCGTTATCGGGGAGACCCCGTATGAGGTTGAGCGCAAAGACGGCAGCGTCTGCTGGATTATGGATTTTGGTTTGCAGCCGCAAAATGCCGCAGCCTTGGATCTGAATGCGGTCAAGGATGTGTTTCAGCAGGCCTTTGCCGAAACCTGGGCCGGCAAAACGGAAAACGACGGCTTCAACCGCTTGGTGCTCACCGCCGGCTTGAATTGGCGCGAAGTCAGTGTGCTGCGCGCCTTTGCCAAATACTTCTGGCAGATCGGTTTCACTTTCAGCCAGAGCAGCATCGAGCAGACTCTGGCGGCTTATCCGCAAATCGCCCGCAAGATTGTTGAATGGTTCAACGCCCGCTTCGAACCGGGCAAAGCCAACGAGAAAAAGGCGCACGCCCTGCTCGATGAAATCAAGGCCGAGCGCGCCAAAGTCGCGACGCTGGATCAGGATCGCATCGTCAGCCGGTATCTCGATGTGATCAACGCCACGCTGCGAACCAACTTCTTCCAGCCGGGCAAGGACGGCGAAGCCAAGGCCTATATCTCGTTCAAGCTGAAACCGGCAAAAATTCCGGATATTCCGAAGCCGGTGCCGATGTTTGAAATTTGGGTGTACAGCCCGCGTGTTGAAGGCGTGCATTTGCGCTTCGGCAAGGTTGCCCGTGGCGGTCTGCGCTGGTCTGATCGCCGCGATGACTTCCGCACCGAAGTGCTTGGTCTGGTCAAAGCTCAGCAGGTCAAGAACACGGTGATTGTGCCGAACGGCGCCAAAGGCGGTTTCTTCTGCAAGCAGATGCCGAAGACAACCGATCGCAAGATCATCCAGGCGGAAGGCATTGCCTGCTATCAGATGTTCATCCGTGGCTTGCTCGATATCACTGACAATATCGTTGCCGGCAAAATCATTGCGCCGCACCAGGTGGTCCGGCATGACGAGGCGGATCCGTATCTGGTGGTTGCGGCCGACAAAGGCACTGCCACGTTCTCCGATATCGCCAATGCCATTTCGCTGGAGTACAACCATTGGCTCGGCGATGCCTTCGCCTCCGGTGGCTCGAACGGCTACGACCACAAAGGCATGGGTATCACTGCACGCGGTGCCTGGGAGTGCGTCAAGCGCCACTTCCGTGAAATCGGCAAGGACATTCAAAACGAAGATTTCACCGTCACCGGTGTCGGTGACATGTCGGGCGATGTGTTCGGTAACGGCATGCTGTTGTCGAAGCACATCCGACTGCTGGCGGCGTTCGATCACCGGCATATTTTCCTCGACCCGAATCCGGATGCCAGCAAGAGTTTTGTCGAGCGCCAGCGGCTGTTCAATCTGCCGACCTCGAGCTGGGATGATTACGACAAGAAGCTGATCTCGAAAGGCGGTGGCGTGTTCCCGCGCAGCGCCAAGTCGATTCCGCTGTCGGCGGAAGTGCAGGCCATGCTGGGCGTCAAGCAAAGCGAAATGGCGCCGCCGGAATTGATGCACACCATCCTGAAAATGGAAGTCGAGCTGTTCTGGAATGGTGGTATCGGCACTTATGTGAAGGCAGCCAGCCAGCGCCACAACGAAGTCGGCGATCGCGCCAACGATGCCATTCGGGTCGACGGCCGCGAACTGCGGGCGAAAGTCGTCGGTGAAGGCGGCAACCTCGGCATGACCCAGCTCGGCCGTATCGAGTACATGCTGAATGGCGGCCGCGGCAACACCGACTTCATCGACAACGCCGGTGGCGTCAACACCTCCGACAACGAAGTCAACATCAAGATCCTGCTGAATGCGCTGGTGACCGATGGCAGCATGACCGAGAAGCAACGCAACAAATTGCTGGCGGACATGACTGATGATGTCGGCAGCAATGTGTTGAAGGACAACTATCGCCAGAGCCAGAGCATTTCGGTGACCGAGTCGCGCGCGGCCAGCATGGTGAAAGAACATATCCGGTTCATTCATCAGCTGGAGCGGGAAGGGCGTTTGGATCGGGCGCTGGAATACCTGCCGAGCGATGATGAGATGCAGGAGCGGCTGGTCAAAGGCAAGGGCCTCACCCGGGCTGAGCTGGCGATTCTGACTTCGTACGGCAAGATGAGTCTGAAAGACCAGCTCAACGTGCCGGAAGTGGTCGAGGACGTGTTCTATCGCGACATGTTGGCGAGCTATTTCCCGCCGCTGATGCGCAACAAATACGCCGAGCCGATTCTGCAGCACCGCCTGAAGAATGAAATCATCGCGATGCAGTTGGCCAATGACATGGTCAACTTCGGTGGCGCCAATTTCGCTCACCGGATGGTCGATGAAACTGGCGTCAGTTTTGCCGAAGTCGCTTCCTGCTTTACCTTGGCGCGGGAAGTCTTTGCCGTCGACAAGTTCTGGGAGCAGCTGGAAGCACTCGACAACAAAGTGCCGGCGGCTTTGCAGCTGGATGCGATGCACGAATCGCAACGACTGATCCGGCGCGCGGCGCGCTGGTTCATGCGTCAGCGGCGCAAAAATGCCGGTCTCGCTGAAGAAATTGCCCGCTTCAAACCGGCGGTTGATGTGCTGCGCACACAGCTGCCGAAATTGCTCGAAGCGAGTGAAGCGGCCGATCTGGCCGGCGACAGCCAACGCTATATCGAACGCGGCTTGCCGAAGAAGCTCGCCGAAGAACTGGCGTTCATGAGCACTTTGTTCTCAGCGCTGGACATTGCCGAAGTGGCAGAAGAGCTGCAGCAACCCGTCGCGCTGGTTGCAGAAACCTATTTCAAACTGGGTTTCCGCACCGATCTGCATTGGTTCCTCAGCCAGATCGTTCGCCAGCCAGTCGAGAACCATTGGCAGGCCTTTGCCCGTTCGGCGTTCCGGGAAGAGCTGGATTGGCAACAGCGCCAGCTGACCGGTGCCGTGTTGAAGTTGACTGGCAAGGATCTGGATGCCAACAGCCGGTTGGAAAATTGGCTGCAGGACAATGCCGAGGCCAAACGCTGGCTGCAATTGCTGACCGAATTCCGGACCAGCAGCGCCCATGAGTTCGCCAAGTTCTCGGTCGCGCTGCGCGAGCTCGGCATTCTGGTGCAAAGCTGCCAACGGCAGGTCAGCGCGGGGGTCAAGGTCAAGGCCGCCAAGGCGACCGGCAAACCGGCTAGCAACACTGCAAGTAAAGCGGCTTCGCCCAGCAAGTCCGCTGCCGCTAGCAAAAAGGCACCGGCAAAAGCGGCGGTGACGAGCAAAGCAAAATCCGGCAAGGCCAGCACCGGCAGCAAGGCCAGCGCGAGCAAGAAGAAGGGCGATTTCCGGCGTTAA
- a CDS encoding GNAT family N-acetyltransferase codes for MEVVTQIAPPRERQAARATVAARIEQLPTLTAMLGRAFVDDPLIQFIEPDPVWRQKLTPVLYGAVLRYCLRYGQADITSDASAVACWLLPSHCQPSLVRELRSGMWALPFRAKTNALRRLLRFDALAKALRAEFGGSNHWYLWSLAVDPSQQRKGHASTLMRSVLTRADRSGEVCYLETQNPVNVPIYQRYGFVLAARAELAPGVIIHAMRREPQAAQAPSRRTSA; via the coding sequence ATGGAAGTCGTGACCCAAATCGCTCCACCCCGGGAGCGTCAGGCAGCACGGGCCACCGTTGCCGCCCGCATTGAACAATTGCCAACGCTGACGGCCATGCTGGGCCGGGCCTTCGTCGATGATCCGCTGATCCAGTTTATTGAACCCGATCCGGTGTGGCGGCAGAAATTGACGCCGGTGCTTTACGGCGCGGTGCTGCGCTATTGCCTGCGTTACGGTCAAGCCGACATCACCAGCGATGCCAGTGCGGTTGCCTGCTGGCTGTTGCCGAGTCATTGCCAACCGTCACTGGTGCGGGAATTGCGCAGCGGCATGTGGGCGTTGCCGTTCCGCGCCAAGACCAATGCGCTGCGTCGGCTGCTGCGCTTTGATGCGCTGGCAAAGGCGCTGCGTGCCGAATTCGGCGGCAGCAATCACTGGTATCTGTGGAGCCTCGCCGTTGATCCGAGCCAGCAGCGCAAAGGTCACGCCAGCACCTTGATGCGCTCGGTGCTGACCCGTGCTGATCGCAGTGGCGAAGTCTGTTATCTGGAAACCCAGAATCCGGTCAACGTGCCAATCTATCAACGCTATGGCTTTGTCCTGGCGGCCCGCGCCGAACTCGCTCCGGGCGTGATCATCCACGCGATGCGGCGAGAACCACAGGCCGCGCAAGCGCCGAGCCGACGCACTTCGGCCTAA
- a CDS encoding matrixin family metalloprotease, with protein MKSSQLFRSLALLGALAGASSMAHAASWNECGDQKVKWGSNSITLRSSSVGFPAGSSWLSALSTAVARVNDNPSPFNFSLSSGDTSVGFDNGQNEIWFSSDSAYSPAVTYTWSTCYWLFGYHASIDETDIVFYNGTAYTTSTTPTALWPYGGSSRPIQTTAIHEIGHALGLNHVNTEYNIMGQDWTHIHANGGVARAYFGEDASSGAVSLYGLGSGEDVALTQWKYLGASGEYSTHQRTKLYNTSGVELSGTSFEGARRYAVNKGQTVQFELSAENNGANTQTADLGFYVSTNDLISTADTLIGTGSLTLSRDGVHTFKVNLVIPNNLVSGTNYWLGAVIDRSGAIGEISEANNATYIPIRVN; from the coding sequence ATGAAATCGAGTCAATTATTCCGCAGCCTCGCGCTGCTCGGCGCGCTCGCCGGCGCCAGTTCCATGGCTCACGCCGCCAGTTGGAATGAATGTGGCGATCAGAAAGTGAAATGGGGTTCCAACAGCATCACGCTGCGCTCGTCGTCGGTCGGCTTTCCGGCCGGCAGCAGCTGGCTCAGCGCATTGAGCACTGCAGTGGCGCGGGTCAACGACAATCCGAGCCCGTTCAATTTCAGTTTGAGTTCGGGTGATACCAGTGTCGGTTTCGACAACGGCCAGAACGAGATCTGGTTCAGCAGCGACTCGGCCTACAGCCCGGCAGTGACCTACACCTGGTCAACCTGCTACTGGCTTTTTGGCTATCACGCTTCGATCGATGAAACCGATATCGTTTTCTACAACGGCACTGCCTATACCACCAGCACCACGCCAACCGCGTTGTGGCCCTATGGCGGCAGCTCGCGACCGATTCAGACAACAGCCATTCATGAAATCGGTCATGCGCTGGGTTTGAATCACGTCAACACCGAGTACAACATCATGGGTCAGGACTGGACCCACATTCATGCCAACGGTGGCGTCGCCCGTGCGTATTTTGGCGAGGATGCCAGTTCCGGAGCCGTGTCTCTGTATGGCCTCGGCAGTGGTGAAGATGTCGCGCTGACCCAGTGGAAATACCTTGGTGCCAGCGGCGAGTACAGCACCCATCAACGCACCAAGCTGTACAACACCAGCGGCGTCGAATTGTCCGGCACCAGTTTTGAAGGTGCCCGCCGCTACGCCGTCAACAAGGGCCAGACAGTTCAGTTCGAATTGTCCGCCGAGAACAACGGCGCCAACACGCAGACCGCGGATCTGGGCTTTTATGTCTCGACCAATGATCTGATCAGCACCGCCGACACGCTGATTGGCACCGGTTCGCTGACGCTGAGCCGCGACGGTGTGCACACCTTCAAGGTCAATCTGGTGATCCCAAACAATCTGGTGTCCGGAACCAACTACTGGCTCGGTGCAGTGATTGACCGCTCGGGTGCCATTGGCGAAATCAGTGAAGCCAACAATGCGACCTATATTCCGATTCGGGTCAATTGA